The DNA sequence TTGTTCATCAGTAACCAATAATTTTTAGGGGAAGATGCATATAATATTTGAAACACGCTTGCGTGATTATCGTAAACAGTTAGTTAGGATTATCGCAGGAAAAATTAGCAGAAGAACGCCATATTTCCAGACAAGCTATTACTAAGTGGGAGTCAGAGGCTAGGACACCAGATATCGCCAACTTAAAGGTTCTTTTTTGATTTCTTTCAAGTTTCGATAGATGAGGCTGGGGAAAAAGTGTTCCAGTCTTCTATTTTTTGCAGTAATAACAGTTTGACGCAGTGGTTGGGAGTCCTTATCTTGGGGTGACGTTCCCATTTCAGGCACCCCCTTAAACAGTCCACTGGGCTGTTTAACTACTCCGCAATTGTTAACGGCCATCCTAATCAATTGTGCGGAGGTGGGACGACGAAATCAATTTTTTATATAAATTGACTTCTGTCCCACTCTCATCAGCCGAAAGATTTTCATTATGAAAGCAGCACCGAATATGATATTGATGGGAAAAAGGACATAAATTGTTCAGTCTGGAAGCTACCGATTCAGGAATTATTGCAGAAATGGTGAAAATTTTTTTAGTGTTGGGTACGAAGATCCTATAGAAAGATTGGATACTAAAAAAGATTAACGTAGTGAAGGAGGATGAACATGCTTGTTTTAGCTAATGAGTTTCAAGAATATCTAAAATTTTCAAACTATATCAATGGCGATCATATCCTTATACAGGAAAAGGTGCAAGAATTAGAGAAGTTAGCTGTTGATAAAATTGATTTTATTCGAAGAGCCTATCATTTTGTGAGGGATGAAATCGCTCATTCTTGGGATATTAAGGATAAAATAGTGACGGTAACAGCCTCTCAAGTGCTTAAAGAAGGTGCTGGTATCTGCTACGCAAAATCAAATCTATTAGCAGCACTGTTGCGAGCAGCCTCGATTCCAGTTGGTATCTGTTACCAACGACTTACGTTGGGAGATACTCCAGAGAGTGGCTATTGCGTCCATGCTTTAAATGCTGTTTACATAGCAGAGCTTAACAAATGGGTGCGTATGGATGCCAGAGGAAATAAAGGAAACGTGCACGCCGAATTTTCAATAGATAAAGAAATTTTAGCATTTAACATCAGACCTGAATATGATGAAAAAGATTATCCTAATCTTTATGCTGAACCTCTCCCAGATCTGATGGCGGTTTTAGAAAATAGCGATGATGCTATTGACATGTATCTACATCACCTACCTGAGAAGATTTAAGATTGGCGGGAGAAAATTAAGCGTAGTGACTTAGCTGTTGAAGGGGCTGAAATTACCAGATCTCTACTTACATTAAATACAAGAAGCCGCCGAGCTGATTGACTTTGAATTGGCCGCCCAGATCCGTGATATGGTGCTGGAACTAAAGGTGGTGGCTTAGAAATGAGAATGGGTTACTGGCTGCCCTCTCTAAAAAGGTAAAAAACAGAGCTACTGCCTGAAACTAGCTCTGTTTTTTCTGACAAATAAAACCGATATAGGATGGGGTATCTTTAATGGTAATTTTGGTAAAACCTTGTTGGTTTAGTAGAGCAACAAAGTCGTTTGGATCACTGTAGGCCGGTAAATGATAATTGATTTTGTCCTTTTCGCTGCTGATAAGGAGTTTCCCCTCTTTTCTTAAAACGCGTGCGCATTCTGCCAGACCTTTAGCGAGTTCATCCCAATAGATGTGGGTCTGTGTCGCCACAATGAGGTCAAAACATTGATCTGGAAAAGGGAGTCTAGTGACATCGGCTAGACTGAGGTGAACTTGTCCTTTTTGGATGAGTTGCCGATTCACTTTGCTCGCTTGTTTATAGGCTTCTCTAGAAATGTCAATGCCATGAATTGTTGATTTTTCAGTCATTGAAGTTAGGTTTTGGATGTTAATGCCGCCGCCAAAGCCGATATCAAGAATTCTAGCGCTTTGTGGTATAGTCGTTAAATTCAGCGTCCAAAGGCTCAGTTTTTGAAAATAAGTTGACCAGATTTTAGTGAGGATACGTCCACCAAGGCCAGCAGGACTTTTGCTTTGTTCTATTAAATAATTGATAATAGTGGACATGATGGTTTCATTATACCCATTCTCCTAGCCGTGTCAATCGTAAACGGTTGGTAATCGTTGCAAGCAAGAATGGCTCTTGTTTTTGGGGGAGGGAATGCAGGTATATTCATAAAACGTAAGAAGGGGAGAATTATAATAGATGAGAGCTCTTGAATAGTAAGCAAGTGCTAACGGTTAACTTAATGGCTGAAAACGATTTGAAAAATTAGAAAGTGACATCATAAGGTAGGTGTAAACAACTCTAGCCAGAGATAAGGCTTCCCTCAGCCGCCTTTCATTTTGCTTTTAGTCGTGATAGAATAATAGCTAATTTAAAGTAATACTCAATGAAAATTCAAAATAGACAAGGCAACGAACTGCAGACAGTAATGGCGTAAGGCAAACTGAGTTGACGAGGGCTATTTTGATTGTTGAAGAGTATGAAAAGGAAGTGTTCTCATGCCTCTTGGCGTTATTGTAAACAGTCTGTCCATTATTTTAGGCGGTCTTTTAGGCGGTTTATTTGGTCATCATTTGGATGATACCTTCAAAGAGAAGATGAATATGATTTTTGGGGTATGTTCCATGGGGATGGGGATTACCTCCATCACCAAAATGTCCTATATGCCTGCCGTTGTTTTTGCGGTTGTTTTGGGGACCATCGTTGGTCTCCTCCTTGATTTTGATCGTCTGCTTTTTAAGGGTGGATTTATCATGCAACGCTACATGTCTAAAGTTTTTCCCAAACAACCCGATATGCCTAGGAAGCAATTTCTCAATGCCCTTGTAACCGTCATCGTTCTCTTTTGTGCCAGCGGGACTGGTATCTATGGGAGTTTGGTCAACGGAATGACAGGAGATGCCTCTATTCTGATTTCTAAATCTATTCTGGATTTTTTCACAGCAGCAATCTTTGCTTGCAACTTAGGATATGTAGTGGCTGCTATCGCTCTGCCTCAGTTTGTTATTTTCACTGCTCTCTTTTATTTAGCCGGTATCATTGTTCCCTTAACAACACCAGCGATTATCGGCGATTTTACAGCCTGCGGTGGTTTTCTCATGGTAGCGACAGGGTTTCGGATTATTCAGGTCAAGATGTTCCCGACCGCTGATATGATCCCGGCCATGGTTTTAGTCATGCCTATCAGTTGGTTTTGGATAACCCTTATTTTGCCTCTTTTGTAGAAAGGAAAGACTTTTTTATGTCTCGTGCTTCTCAAGTTATTTTAACCAATATGTGCCTAATTGAAGATGGCAAGGGCAATATTGTCATGCAAATTCGTGATCCCAGGCGCTATTCTTGGTCAGGAGCTGCCCTGCCTGGTGGTCATGTAGAAGGTAAGGAGTCTTTTCATGATTCGGTAGTACGAGAAATCCGGGAAGAAACAGGTTTGACTGTGGAGAACCCTCGTCTGGTTGGTTTGAAAAATTGGCACACTGAGGAAGGCATTCGCTATATTGTTTTCCTCTATAAGGCTGAATCCTATTTCGGCCATCTGCATTCCTCTGATGAGGGAGAAGTTCGTTGGGTGAATCGTCAGGAACTGCCAGAGATGGACTTGGCTTATGATATGCTGGCTTTGCTCAGGGTCTTTGATGAAACAGACCTGTCGGAATATTTTTATCACGATAAAATTGATGGCGAGTGGCAGAAGAAGTTTTACTAAACCTGCGATTTTATGCAGAATTCCACTGTCTAACCCGAAGATTCATCTTGACAGATGTATTTTTATAAGCTAGAATAGTATAAAAATTAGGGACGATAGAACTTGAGTCCACCCTTTTCAACAATGGAGAATTCAATGTCAATTAAAAAAATAGTTACAGTTGCCCTGCTGGCCTTAATGTCAGTCAGTTTGGTAGCTTGTTCGCAGTCATCAAAATCGGCTAAGGAGGACACTTCTCTGTCGGATGTTCAGAAGCGAGGCACACTAGTTGTTGCCACCAGTCCTGATTTTGCGCCTTTTGAGTTTAAACGATTGGTCAACGGTAAGGATACAGTGGCTGGCGTTGATGTTGAGCTTTCTAAGGAAATTGCTAAGGAATTGGGTGTCGATGTTCATTTTTTAACAGTGTCTTTCACGAATGTTTTGGGAAGTGTATCTATTGGTAAGGCTGATTACGGGATCTCAGGGATTTCTGTCACTGAAGAACGTAAAAAAGCTCTTGAATTTACGGAACCGTATTTTGAGTCTAAAAATGTGGTGATTATTCGCAAGGCTGATTTGGCTAAATATACTTCGGTTGACAGCTTTGCTGGAAAATCTGTTTCTGCGCAAAAGGGTACTATCCAAGAGGGGGTGCTAGCTGATCAAATTCCAAAGGCTTCTGCTGTCTCTCTTACTCAAAATAGCGAGGGTGTTAATGAGTTGAAGAGCGGTCAAATCGAGGGTATCGTCATGGAGAGCGCCATTGCTCAAGGGTATGTTTCCAGCAATGATGATCTTACTGTTGCCAATATTACTCTCAAAAAAGTTGATGGTTCTTCCTATGCTATTGCCCTACCAAAGGGATCAATAGCTCTGCGTAACCGCATCAACGGTATCATCAAGAAACTGAAAAAGGAAGGCAAGATTGATGATTATGTTAAGAAGGCTAATCAAGAATCGGAAGCTGGAAAATAAAATTACTAGAAGCTGAGAATTTTCCAGTTTTTTTCTATGTCAGACGAACTGCTGTTTTTTCCAGAAAGCTAACTTACTTTGAGAATTACTAAATTTCAAGTTCAAGTTAGCCAGTCTGTAAAAACTCTTTAGGAGATTTATAATTGAATAGTTTCTTTGGATAGTTGTTAATCCAGTTTTCAATAAATGCGACTTGTTGTTGAGTCGCATTTTTGCTTCCCTTAGGCAACCAGCGCCGGATGAGTCTATTATGATTCTCATTAGTTCCACGCTCCCAAGAAGAATAGGGGTGGGCATAGTAGATATGAGCAGGGTCAAAAACTTCTGCTAAACGACTGAATTCAGCCCCGTTATCAGCTGTGATAGAGTTAATTTGATAATCCCTGAGGATTGCTTTCAGAGCTTGATTGACTGAAGACGTGGACTTATCGGGAATGAGTCGAATGATTTGATAACGACTCTTTCTATCCGTTAGAGTCAACAGGCACTCGTTTTTTGCCCGAGTTTGAATAACCGTATCAATTTCAAAATCACCAACATTCTCACGCTTGTTAATGCTTTCTGGTCGTTCCTCGATAGACTTTCCAGCTGGCTTAAAGTTGGGACTGGCATGCTTTTTCTTAGTTTTCTCCTTGCGAGGATAAAGCATGTCAGCTTTAGTCAATCCTAAGTGTCCATGATGAATCCAGTAGTAAATAGTGGAGATGGGAACAGGTAATCCTTTTGCCTTTACTATCATCTCAGGAGAATATTTCTGTTTGATGTAGTGAGTTATCTTTTCTTTGAGTCCCTTGGTCAGGGAGACTTGTTTAACAGAACGTTTACGATTGTTTTGATAGGCTTTTTGGGCGAAGTCAGCTGAGTAGATCACCTCAAATTTTCCTTTACGCACTTGTTGTCTAACCTGACCACGTTTGACTTCGTTGTGAATGGTTTGAGGAGCTTTAGCCAATCTCCTAGCGATTTCACGATTTGAGAGCCCTTCTTGAAGCCAACGTTCAATTATTCTACGTTCAGTTAGTGTCAAATGTTTACTTTTTGGTGTATAATAGTTTTGCATCTCAGAGTCTTTCTAATTGTTATTGTGGTGATTACAATTATATCTCTCTGAGAT is a window from the Streptococcus criceti HS-6 genome containing:
- a CDS encoding transglutaminase-like domain-containing protein; this encodes MLVLANEFQEYLKFSNYINGDHILIQEKVQELEKLAVDKIDFIRRAYHFVRDEIAHSWDIKDKIVTVTASQVLKEGAGICYAKSNLLAALLRAASIPVGICYQRLTLGDTPESGYCVHALNAVYIAELNKWVRMDARGNKGNVHAEFSIDKEILAFNIRPEYDEKDYPNLYAEPLPDLMAVLENSDDAIDMYLHHLPEKI
- a CDS encoding class I SAM-dependent methyltransferase; its protein translation is MSTIINYLIEQSKSPAGLGGRILTKIWSTYFQKLSLWTLNLTTIPQSARILDIGFGGGINIQNLTSMTEKSTIHGIDISREAYKQASKVNRQLIQKGQVHLSLADVTRLPFPDQCFDLIVATQTHIYWDELAKGLAECARVLRKEGKLLISSEKDKINYHLPAYSDPNDFVALLNQQGFTKITIKDTPSYIGFICQKKQS
- a CDS encoding DUF554 domain-containing protein is translated as MPLGVIVNSLSIILGGLLGGLFGHHLDDTFKEKMNMIFGVCSMGMGITSITKMSYMPAVVFAVVLGTIVGLLLDFDRLLFKGGFIMQRYMSKVFPKQPDMPRKQFLNALVTVIVLFCASGTGIYGSLVNGMTGDASILISKSILDFFTAAIFACNLGYVVAAIALPQFVIFTALFYLAGIIVPLTTPAIIGDFTACGGFLMVATGFRIIQVKMFPTADMIPAMVLVMPISWFWITLILPLL
- a CDS encoding 8-oxo-dGTP diphosphatase, whose product is MSRASQVILTNMCLIEDGKGNIVMQIRDPRRYSWSGAALPGGHVEGKESFHDSVVREIREETGLTVENPRLVGLKNWHTEEGIRYIVFLYKAESYFGHLHSSDEGEVRWVNRQELPEMDLAYDMLALLRVFDETDLSEYFYHDKIDGEWQKKFY
- a CDS encoding transporter substrate-binding domain-containing protein, which translates into the protein MSIKKIVTVALLALMSVSLVACSQSSKSAKEDTSLSDVQKRGTLVVATSPDFAPFEFKRLVNGKDTVAGVDVELSKEIAKELGVDVHFLTVSFTNVLGSVSIGKADYGISGISVTEERKKALEFTEPYFESKNVVIIRKADLAKYTSVDSFAGKSVSAQKGTIQEGVLADQIPKASAVSLTQNSEGVNELKSGQIEGIVMESAIAQGYVSSNDDLTVANITLKKVDGSSYAIALPKGSIALRNRINGIIKKLKKEGKIDDYVKKANQESEAGK
- a CDS encoding IS30 family transposase, which gives rise to MQNYYTPKSKHLTLTERRIIERWLQEGLSNREIARRLAKAPQTIHNEVKRGQVRQQVRKGKFEVIYSADFAQKAYQNNRKRSVKQVSLTKGLKEKITHYIKQKYSPEMIVKAKGLPVPISTIYYWIHHGHLGLTKADMLYPRKEKTKKKHASPNFKPAGKSIEERPESINKRENVGDFEIDTVIQTRAKNECLLTLTDRKSRYQIIRLIPDKSTSSVNQALKAILRDYQINSITADNGAEFSRLAEVFDPAHIYYAHPYSSWERGTNENHNRLIRRWLPKGSKNATQQQVAFIENWINNYPKKLFNYKSPKEFLQTG